The Segatella copri genome contains a region encoding:
- a CDS encoding MBL fold metallo-hydrolase, with the protein MKLTYIFHSGFAVETQSCVLVFDYWMDPADCMPVILSKGKPVYVLVSHFHEDHFSREIFSWRQCYPHTSFTYILSKDIFRHNRCQKDEADVLMVKGKSWCDKNIKIVAAGSNDSGVSWIVEVADKRIFHAGDLNNWYARFLTSDYQGGTIWSFEFGEIDPQKDEKQYLGELKDIRKMTDSFDVVLFPVDGRIGNGYTRGARQFIEQFQTGLFVPMHFVASGFKSAWRMKEFTDAVQIPFWKIAHEGESIDI; encoded by the coding sequence ATGAAATTGACATATATCTTTCATAGTGGTTTTGCAGTGGAGACCCAATCCTGCGTATTGGTCTTCGATTATTGGATGGATCCCGCCGATTGTATGCCGGTGATTCTGTCCAAGGGTAAGCCTGTGTATGTACTTGTAAGTCATTTCCATGAAGATCACTTCTCTCGGGAAATCTTTTCATGGCGCCAGTGCTACCCTCATACCTCTTTTACCTATATACTCTCCAAGGATATCTTCAGACATAACAGATGCCAAAAGGACGAAGCTGACGTCTTGATGGTAAAGGGAAAATCATGGTGCGACAAAAATATAAAGATAGTTGCAGCCGGTAGTAATGATAGCGGTGTGTCTTGGATAGTAGAAGTTGCAGACAAGCGTATCTTTCATGCAGGCGATCTGAATAATTGGTACGCCAGGTTCTTGACTTCCGACTATCAGGGTGGAACCATCTGGAGCTTTGAGTTTGGCGAGATAGACCCTCAAAAAGACGAGAAGCAATATTTGGGTGAACTCAAGGACATCAGAAAAATGACTGATAGTTTTGATGTTGTGCTGTTTCCTGTAGATGGCCGCATAGGTAATGGCTATACCCGTGGTGCAAGACAGTTCATAGAGCAATTCCAGACAGGTCTGTTTGTCCCAATGCATTTTGTGGCAAGTGGTTTCAAAAGCGCCTGGCGTATGAAAGAGTTTACCGATGCTGTGCAAATTCCGTTTTGGAAGATAGCACATGAGGGCGAATCGATAGATATATGA
- a CDS encoding helix-turn-helix domain-containing protein, translating into MHAKLRKKQYSKAKNQEKSQKLIIFYKKNNILYLFLRNLDSFVNFAGKVQYNTLLGMKIQEVMKLQRKALGITQQDLADMSEIAISTIKKIESGKGNPSLSTVEKIMDILGMEVKYEIRQTVLI; encoded by the coding sequence GTGCATGCAAAGTTAAGAAAAAAACAATATTCAAAGGCAAAAAACCAAGAAAAATCTCAGAAACTTATAATTTTTTATAAAAAGAATAATATATTATACCTTTTCTTGCGTAATCTAGATTCTTTTGTTAACTTTGCAGGAAAAGTACAATATAATACACTACTTGGTATGAAAATTCAAGAAGTAATGAAATTGCAGCGTAAGGCCTTGGGGATAACCCAGCAAGACCTCGCTGACATGTCTGAGATAGCCATTTCTACCATCAAGAAAATAGAGAGCGGTAAAGGCAACCCTTCCCTATCGACGGTTGAAAAAATCATGGATATCCTTGGCATGGAGGTTAAATATGAGATTCGTCAAACCGTTTTAATATAG
- a CDS encoding nitroreductase family protein translates to MTIEEAIKQRHSVRKYIHKPLSTEVVRALEEKILECNKEGGLHIQLVTQETKAFSGIMSYGKFHGVENYLVMAGQKADNLDERIGYYGEQLVLLAQALGLNTCWAGLSYRKVNGAYKIEKGEKLTCMIALGYGESQGVSHKIKTMEQVSNATSNSPSWFRKGVEAALLAPTAINQQKFSFFLQDQKGTKVGCKPKVIAKRGFSMVGYTKMDLGIAKLHFEIGAGKENFKWVVKKG, encoded by the coding sequence ATGACTATAGAAGAAGCTATCAAACAAAGACATAGTGTACGAAAGTACATACACAAACCTCTTTCAACTGAGGTAGTTAGAGCACTTGAAGAAAAAATCTTGGAGTGCAACAAAGAGGGTGGCCTTCACATACAACTGGTTACCCAAGAAACCAAGGCATTCTCCGGCATTATGTCATATGGAAAATTCCATGGCGTGGAGAACTATCTTGTAATGGCTGGGCAAAAAGCTGACAATCTTGATGAGCGTATTGGCTATTATGGCGAACAGCTTGTGCTGCTTGCCCAAGCTCTAGGACTCAATACCTGCTGGGCAGGATTAAGCTATCGCAAGGTGAATGGAGCCTACAAGATTGAAAAAGGGGAGAAGTTGACATGCATGATTGCCTTGGGATACGGAGAGTCACAAGGGGTTAGTCACAAAATCAAGACCATGGAACAGGTGAGCAATGCAACCAGCAACTCTCCTTCATGGTTCCGAAAGGGCGTGGAAGCAGCTCTTCTTGCTCCCACTGCCATCAATCAGCAGAAGTTCTCATTCTTCCTGCAAGACCAGAAAGGTACAAAAGTTGGTTGTAAACCCAAAGTTATTGCCAAGAGAGGCTTCTCAATGGTAGGATATACCAAGATGGACCTCGGCATTGCCAAGCTTCACTTTGAAATAGGAGCAGGAAAGGAAAACTTTAAGTGGGTGGTAAAGAAAGGATGA
- a CDS encoding 4Fe-4S binding protein, giving the protein MNMKNIHLAYFSATFSTKRIVREIASQFQKPVIEYDITSDVLKDDVSLGSDGDLLIVGVPSYAGRVPEMAVRSLRRFLGNNTPAIIVSVYGNRAYDDTLIELKDLMESHGFKLLSAAAVIAQHSIFPKIAEGRPNADDMEKLHDFASKSRELLLQIPKMSAVSRLMVNGNRPYRDTKPIPLHPEGSKGKCTSCHACVKMCPVGAITMGEPYKTNEKKCISCGRCVVVCPEQARLFGGLLYKAVSWKFEKAYSEPKQPEFFYVNV; this is encoded by the coding sequence ATGAACATGAAGAATATCCATTTGGCCTATTTTAGTGCCACTTTCTCCACCAAACGTATCGTTCGTGAGATAGCATCCCAGTTTCAGAAGCCTGTCATTGAGTATGACATTACCTCAGACGTGCTGAAGGATGATGTCTCGCTGGGAAGTGATGGCGATCTGCTGATAGTGGGCGTACCTTCCTATGCTGGTAGAGTCCCGGAAATGGCAGTTCGCTCTTTGAGACGTTTTCTTGGAAACAATACCCCAGCCATCATCGTATCAGTCTATGGAAACAGAGCATATGATGATACGCTCATAGAACTGAAGGATCTGATGGAATCCCACGGCTTCAAGTTGCTCTCAGCAGCAGCCGTCATAGCCCAGCATTCTATATTTCCCAAGATAGCAGAAGGAAGACCTAATGCGGATGATATGGAGAAACTCCATGATTTTGCTTCAAAGAGTAGGGAACTTCTACTCCAGATACCAAAGATGTCAGCAGTCAGCCGACTGATGGTAAATGGAAATCGCCCTTATCGTGATACCAAGCCTATTCCTCTGCATCCAGAAGGAAGTAAGGGAAAATGTACATCCTGCCATGCCTGTGTGAAAATGTGCCCTGTCGGAGCCATCACTATGGGGGAACCCTACAAGACCAACGAAAAGAAATGCATCTCTTGCGGACGCTGTGTCGTGGTCTGTCCTGAGCAAGCCCGACTTTTCGGTGGCCTGCTGTATAAGGCTGTCAGCTGGAAATTCGAGAAAGCGTATTCGGAACCTAAGCAGCCTGAATTTTTCTATGTGAATGTTTAA